From the genome of Triticum aestivum cultivar Chinese Spring chromosome 3B, IWGSC CS RefSeq v2.1, whole genome shotgun sequence, one region includes:
- the LOC123070233 gene encoding GDSL esterase/lipase At1g28600, protein MAPRKRVWLVKNVASSSFPWLAPPWSHSPSTPTFPRATGEKKVMPSSASMTAMVAALLLLAAAAAQAREDPACYPRVFSFGDSLADTGNLLYLYGNDSYEAATRLPYGETYFHKATGRSSNGRLIIDFIAEALGLPFVPPYMSGRSAEDFTGGANFAVGGATALSPDFFWENGVPAFRADTVHLDMEMAWFRDLLGLLCPGGVADCMDMMSKSLFLVGEIGGNDYNLPLFYGVPFEKIHTFTPSIIAKISSTIAELVELGAKTLLVPGNLPIGCIPAYLTTYMSDKMEDYEPETGCIRWMNEFSQYHNKLLVDELENLRKLHPGVVIIYADYYGAAMEIFSSPEQFGIEDPLMACCGGGGPYGVSATAGCGHGDYKVCDDPQEYASWDGFHPTEATYKGIANGLLRGSYTQPPISTTSSCPQTTELASSLEYKVLYDM, encoded by the exons ATGGCCCCGCGAAAGCGAGTTTGGTTGGTGAAAAACGTCGCGTCCTCTTCTTTCCCTTGGCTGGCGCCCCCGTGGAGCCATTCCCCGTCCACTCCCACATTCCCACGGGCCACTGGGGAGAAAAAGGTTATGCCTTCCTCTGCCTCCATGACGGCGATGGTTGCGGCGCTCCTGctactggcggcggcggcggcgcaggcgcggGAGGATCCGGCGTGCTACCCGCGAGTGTTCAGCTTCGGGGACTCGCTGGCGGACACGGGAAACTTGCTCTACCTCTACGGCAATGACTCCTACGAGGCCGCGACCAGGCTGCCCTACGGCGAGACCTATTTCCACAAAGCCACCGGTCGATCCTCCAACGGCCGCCTCATCATCGACTTCATCG CGGAGGCGCTGGGGTTGCCGTTCGTGCCGCCGTACATGAGTGGGCGGAGCGCGGAGGACTTCACCGGCGGTGCTAACTTCGCTGTGGGCGGCGCCACGGCGCTGAGCCCGGACTTCTTCTGGGAGAATGGGGTGCCCGCGTTTCGGGCTGACACGGTGCACCTTGACATGGAAATGGCGTGGTTCCGCGACCTCCTCGGCCTGCTCTGCCCCGGCGGCGTCGCCG ATTGCATGGACATGATGAGCAAATCTCTCTTCCTGGTTGGTGAAATTGGGGGCAATGATTACAACCTACCTCTTTTCTATGGGGTGCCCTTTGAGAAGATTCACACCTTCACACCAAGTATCATTGCCAAAATCTCTTCTACTATCGCC GAACTGGTTGAGCTAGGTGCCAAAACGTTGCTAGTTCCTGGCAACCTTCCAATTGGGTGCATCCCAGCCTACCTCACGACATACATGAGTGACAAGATGGAAGATTATGAACCAGAGACGGGTTGCATCCGTTGGATGAATGAGTTCTCACAGTACCACAACAAACTTCTTGTGGATGAGTTGGAAAATCTGCGAAAGCTTCATCCTGGAGTGGTGATTATCTATGCTGATTACTATGGAGCTGCCATGGAGATCTTCTCTTCTCCCGAACAATTTG GCATAGAGGATCCTTTGATGGCTTGTTGCGGTGGAGGAGGGCCATATGGTGTGTCCGCAACTGCAGGATGTGGGCATGGAGACTACAAGGTATGCGATGACCCACAAGAATATGCATCATGGGATGGCTTCCATCCCACAGAAGCTACATACAAAGGCATTGCCAATGGCCTGTTAAGAGGTTCATATACTCAGCCTCCAATTTCCACCACCAGTTCATGTCCACAAACTACTGAGCTTGCTTCTTCCCTTGAATACAAGGTCCTTTATGACATGTAA